The Sagittula stellata E-37 sequence GCCGTGTCACCGTTTCGCCGATCTGAGAATGCGGCTCGAACCGGCAGTGCACCATCTCGAAATCGTCGGCGAGGTCAGGTGACAGAAGCTCCTCCACCAATCCCGACACGCGCGAACCGATGGGCCGCCGGATGCCCTGCCGCACGATCCGCCCGACCTCTTCCGGCGCGGCCGCATCCTGGCGGGCCAGCATGGAGACGGAGACATCAAGCGCCGCCGCGAGGTGGCGCAGATCGGTGATCGAGGGCTCCGACAAATCGCGCTCCACCTGGCTCAACCATCCAACCGAGCGACCCAGCTTGTCCGCAAGCTGTTGCAGGGTCAGACCCCGCGTCCGGCGCAGCGTCCGCAAGTCAGAGCCAAGCGTGGCCGGAGGCGCGTCCATCTGCATGCTCGTGAAATTCTCCCTGCTTTTTTCATGATGCCGGGAGCGGATGAAATATCAAGGAAAATTTTCACGGCGCCGCGCGGGTTAATCCAAGCCCCCCGCTGCCCTACGCGCGGGCGCACAGCCATGCCGGGACCGGTCGGCGGAGGACTGGCGAACAGCCCCCGCCGCGAACCTCTCAGATGCGCTCGATCGCGATGGCCGTGCCTTCGCCGCCGCCGATGCAGATCGCCGCGACACCCCGACGCGCGCCGCGTTTTTCCAGCGCGTTCAAAAGGGTGACTATGATCCGCGCGCCCGACGCTCCGATGGGATGCCCCAGCGCACAGGCCCCGCCGTTCACGTTCACAACATCGCGTGGCAGGCCCATCTCTTTCATGAAGGCCATGGGCACGACGGCAAACGCCTCGTTCACCTCCCAGACGTCCACCTCGTTCTTCTTCCAGCCGATCCGGTCCAGCAGCTTGCGGGCGGCGGGGATCGGCGCGGTCGGGAAATCCTTCGGCGCCTGCGCGTGGCTGGCGTGGCCAAGCACCCGGGCGCGGGGCAGCACACCCCGACGCACCGCCGAATCGAGCGTCGTCATGACGAGTGCCGCCGCCCCGTCCGAAATCGACGAGGAGTTCGCCGCTGTCACCGTGCCATCCTTGCGGAACGCCGGTTTCAGCAGCGGGATTTTCTCGGGGCGCGCCTTGCCGGGCTGTTCGTCACGGGTGATGACCTCTTCCCCGTGGCGCGTGTGCAGCGTCACGGGGCATATCTCGTTCTCGAAGGCGTCGGAGCGTTCCGCGTCCAATGCGTTGGACAGCGAGGCCAAAGCGTACTGGTCCTGCGCCTCACGGGTAAACTGGAACGCCTCCGCGCAATCCTCCGCGAAGGTGCCCATAAGGCGGCCCCTGTCATAGGCGTCCTCCAGCCCGTCGAGGAACATGTGGTCGACGACCTGGCCGTGGCCAATGCGCGCGCCGCTGCGCATCTTTGGCAGCAGGTAGGGCGACAGGGTCATCGACTCCATGCCGCCGGCCACGATACAATCCGCGTGACCAAGCGCCAGCCGGTCCCATGCCAGCATTGCCGCCTTCATGCCCGAGCCGCACATCTTGTTCAGCGTCGTCGCCGGGACGTTCTCGCCCAGTCCGGCCGCGAAGCCTGCCTGCCGGGCCGGTGCCTGTCCCTGTCCCGCCGGAAGCACGCAGCCCATCAGAACCTCGTCCACGGTGCGGTCCGCATGACCCGCCAGCGCGGCGCGGATCGCAGCACCGCCCAGCTTCCACGCTTCCTGCTCGGCAAAGACACCCTGGAATCCGCCCATCGGCGTCCGAGACGCCCCGGTGATAACTACGTCCTTCATTTGGAACCCTCCCATCTGAAGACATGCATACCGAATGGTAAGGATTCGCGTCTAGGGTCCGTCGCCGAGGGACGCGGTGTGCGCCGCACCAGGGAAAGGGCAGACATGCA is a genomic window containing:
- a CDS encoding helix-turn-helix domain-containing protein; translation: MQMDAPPATLGSDLRTLRRTRGLTLQQLADKLGRSVGWLSQVERDLSEPSITDLRHLAAALDVSVSMLARQDAAAPEEVGRIVRQGIRRPIGSRVSGLVEELLSPDLADDFEMVHCRFEPHSQIGETVTRPTQELAFLLSGRLEMTIGEDRFSIFPGDSFRIRGEPFRWENPHDEAAVAIWVIAPPVY
- a CDS encoding acetyl-CoA C-acyltransferase, whose amino-acid sequence is MKDVVITGASRTPMGGFQGVFAEQEAWKLGGAAIRAALAGHADRTVDEVLMGCVLPAGQGQAPARQAGFAAGLGENVPATTLNKMCGSGMKAAMLAWDRLALGHADCIVAGGMESMTLSPYLLPKMRSGARIGHGQVVDHMFLDGLEDAYDRGRLMGTFAEDCAEAFQFTREAQDQYALASLSNALDAERSDAFENEICPVTLHTRHGEEVITRDEQPGKARPEKIPLLKPAFRKDGTVTAANSSSISDGAAALVMTTLDSAVRRGVLPRARVLGHASHAQAPKDFPTAPIPAARKLLDRIGWKKNEVDVWEVNEAFAVVPMAFMKEMGLPRDVVNVNGGACALGHPIGASGARIIVTLLNALEKRGARRGVAAICIGGGEGTAIAIERI